Proteins from a single region of Haliaeetus albicilla chromosome Z, bHalAlb1.1, whole genome shotgun sequence:
- the ATG12 gene encoding ubiquitin-like protein ATG12, with protein sequence MAETEEQPPASPQIKGRSEGGEEAPEAGAAAAAGAVDPVPPPAGSPGTEDPAGDTKKKIDILLRAVADTPIMKTKKWAVERTRTIQSLADFIKKFLKLMASEQLFIYVNQSFAPSPDQEVGTLYECFGSDGKLVLHYCKTQAWG encoded by the exons ATGGCGGAAACGGAGGAGCAGCCGCCTGCCTCGCCTCAGATCAAGGGCCGAAGCGAGGGCGGGGAGGAAGCCCCGGAAGCcggagctgcagctgcagcgGGGGCTGTTGACCCGGTCCCGCCTCCGGCCGGCTCCCCGGGCACCGAGGACCCCGCCGGCGACacgaaaaagaaaa TTGACATCCTGCTGAGGGCCGTGGCTGACACCCCCATCATGAAGACCAAGAAGTGGGCCGTGGAGCGGACCCGGACCATCCAGAGCCTTGCTGACTTCATCAAGAAGTTCCTCAAGCTGATGGCCTCCGAGCAGCTG ttcATATATGTAAACCAGTCTTTTGCTCCATCTCCAGACCAAGAAGTTGGGACCCTCTATGAG tgtttTGGAAGTGATGGCAAGCTTGTACTGCATTATTGCAAAACTCAGGCATGGGGATGA